The Duganella sp. BuS-21 sequence GTCCAGCTGGCGGCTGGCCGATTGCAGCAGTTCGGCCAGGTGCAGCAGGTTGGTCAGGCGACGCTCGCCGCCGGCCTGCTGCAACAGGGTGGCCGGCAAGCGCAGTTGGTGGATGAAGCGGCGCAGCATGGCCAGCACGCCCTGGCGCTGCCAGATGATGTGCAGCGTTTTCAGTTGTTCGACGCGCTCCTCCCACGCCAGTTCGTCCGACGACAGGCGCGCCAGTTCGGCCAGCGCCAAGCCTGCGGTGCGCGTGGCGTAGGCGGTGCGCGCCAGCGCGCCGTCGAGCGGATTGGCGACCGCCGACAACCAGCGCAGCACGTCGGCCGCTTCCTCGCTGTCGGTGACGGAGTCCTTGTCGGAGAGGTAGACGCTAGGCACGCCGCGCCGTTGCAGCGCGCGGCGGATGGCCGCCGCTTCCTTGCGGTCCCGCACCAGCACGGCGATGTCGGCCGGCTGCAGGCGCTTGAAGTCTTTGCCATCATCAAAGCCGACACGCTGTGCATTCAGTTTGGCGACGATGTCCTCGGCACAGTGATGCGCAAAGAATTCGCGATAGCTGTCGGCCTTGAGATCCTGGGCTGCACTGCAGGCGAGCACCAACGCCGGCAGGTCGCCGGCCGCGTCGACCATGCGTTCATCGCGGCCCTTGGCGCCGACGGCTTCGAATGGCAGCGGATTTTCGCGCGTGACGATGTCGCGGAAGCGGAAAGCGCCGCGCGGGAAGCCCTGGTCCGCAGCGCGACTTTCGGCGTGCATGAACAGGTGGTTGACGGCGTCCACCACCGCTTTCGTGGAGCGGTAGTTGGTGCCCAGTTGGTAGTGCCGGCCGGCCGTGGCCCGACGTGCCGACAGGTAGCTGTGAATGTCCGCGCCACGGAAACCGTAGATCGATTGTTTCGGATCGCCGATCAGGAACAGCCCCGTCGCCGGATCGTTGTCCGCCACGCGATACAGTTCATTGAAGATCTGGTACTGGTTGGGCGCCGTGTCCTGGAATTCGTCGACCAGCGCCACCGGGTACTGGTCGGTGATGCGCTTGCGCAGCGCGGCGCCGTTTTCGCCTTGCAGCGCCGCGTTCAGACGGTCCAGCATGTCGGCAAAGCCGAATTGGCGGCTGCGCTTCTTCAATTCCGCCATGCGCTCGGCCACCGCTGCGGCCGCGTGCCGGTACAGCGCGTGCGACAGCGGTTCGATTTCCAGCAGCGCGTTTTTCAGCGCTTGCGTTTCTTCGAAATCCTCGGGTATGGCGGTGCTGAAGTTTTTCGAGAACGCGTCTTCGATGCCTTCCGTGGCAAGGCGGTTCCAGGCGGTCTCCGAAATATCGGGCATGACGCTGGCCGGATTTTGCGCCCATGCGCGCAGGCCGTTGAACCAGGCCACCAGCGAGTCGGGCCGCATCTTGTTACCGTTGAAGCACTTGGGATCGACCGCGCGGTGTTGGGCGATCCATTGTTCCATGCGGGTGGCGCGCTGGTACCAGCCTGCCTTCAGTTGCGCGAGCTGCGCCTGCTGCTGCCGTTGCACGCCGGCGATCAGCGCGCCCAGCGATTCGCCGCGACCGGCGGCATCGCCGATGATGTCGGCGCGCTTGACCAAGTCGCGGATCGATTTTTTCAATGCGCCGACCTCGCTCCAGCAGGACAGCAGCGCTTCCAACGAGACCGCGTTCAGCGGATACACTTGCTGGCGCCAGTAATCGTGCGCGGCGTCTTCGAACAGCGCTTGTTCGTCGCTGACCAGTTCTTCGTCGAACAGGCTGCCGCTGTCGAAGGCGTGCTCGCGCAGCATGCGCTGGCACCAGGCGTCGATGGTGAAAATAGCGGCTTCGTCCATGGTCTCGGCGGCCAGCTGCAAGCGGTGCGCGGCTTGCTGCTGCGCACCGCGGTCGGGATAGGATACCAGGATCTCGTCCAGGTATTCATCGCGCTTTGGCTGCGGCTCGGTGGCGCGGAAGTAGGCGGCCGCCTCCACCAGCCGCTCGCGCACCCGGTTGGACAGCTCGCGCGTGGCGGCGCGGGTGAAGGTCATCACCAGGATATCGGCCGGCAGCAAGGGACGCTGGTAGGCGTTGTCGTCGCCGTGGCCCAGCACCAGGCGCACGTACAGCGCGGCGATGGTCCAGGTTTTGCCGGTGCCGGCGCTGGCCTCGATCAGGCGCGAGCCGTGCAGCGGAAAGGTCAGCGGCGCGAGTTGATTTGCTGCGTTGTTCATGCCGAGCCCTCGCCGTCGATCTGCTCGACCGTAATAAAGTGTTCCATCCATTCCGCCAGCGGGCCATACAGGGCGCGCGATACATCGTCGAAATCGTCCTCCACGCTGAGGGCGGCGAAGTCCGGCCACAAACGCGCCAGGCACAGGTCCTGGTTCTCGCCGCCGATGTCGAAGCCGCCGTCGTACACGGCCCGTGGATCGCCTTCCTGCACCAGTGCCAGCGCCGTCTTGCAGGCGGTCGGCAAGGGCCGGTTCATGCCGTCGCGCCACAGGCACACCAGTTCGCGCAGGGCTTGCTGCGCCTGCACCGGGTCCAGCGGCGTCATGGTGACGATGGCGTCGCGCGCCACCAGGTAACCGGTGACCTGCATGCCGGTGGCCGATATGGCCAGCTGGCGCAGCCACATGGCGATCAGTTTGTCGCCGCGCGGCTTGCCCTGCTTGTCGGCCACGCGCGAGGACATCTGCGCCAGCCACACGGTGTCGCTGCCGTTGCTGCGCAGCTGATCGATCCAGTCGTCCAGCGGCACGCCGGCCAGCACCAGATTCAGCGCCACCTTGGGCGCCGGCAGTTCGTAGTGCTGGCGCAGCGTCAGCCACGCGCAGCGCACCGGCACCAGCGCCTGCACCAGCTGGTCCTGATACTGCTGGCCGATCAGGCCGATCGGCAGCACGCCTTCGCGCGCCAGGCGGCCGGCGCGCTGGGTCAGTTTGTCGTAGACCTGGTCGATTTCCTCCGGCGTTTCGGCGTCATCGAGCAGGGTGTCTTCCAGCAGGTAGCGTTCCAGCGCGTTGAGCGAGAACGGTTCCTCGTCCTCGCCCACCAGCGCGGATTCAACGAACATCACGCCCAGGCGCTGGCGGAAGAAGAAGCGCACCGGCTGGCGCAGGAAGTTGTGCAGGCTGGCCAGCTTGAGGCGGAACTTGTCGTCGATGTCGAACGGCGGCAGCACCGCCGCTTCGGCGCTGGCGGCATCCTCACCGTGCGCCTCGCGCCATTCGCGCGCGTAGGTCAGCAGGCCGCCGGCTTCGAAATAGCGACGGCTGAAGGGTTGCAGCGCATGCTCGGTGGTGCGCGCGTGCAGATCTTCCTCGTTGAGATCCCAGC is a genomic window containing:
- the recB gene encoding exodeoxyribonuclease V subunit beta, translated to MNNAANQLAPLTFPLHGSRLIEASAGTGKTWTIAALYVRLVLGHGDDNAYQRPLLPADILVMTFTRAATRELSNRVRERLVEAAAYFRATEPQPKRDEYLDEILVSYPDRGAQQQAAHRLQLAAETMDEAAIFTIDAWCQRMLREHAFDSGSLFDEELVSDEQALFEDAAHDYWRQQVYPLNAVSLEALLSCWSEVGALKKSIRDLVKRADIIGDAAGRGESLGALIAGVQRQQQAQLAQLKAGWYQRATRMEQWIAQHRAVDPKCFNGNKMRPDSLVAWFNGLRAWAQNPASVMPDISETAWNRLATEGIEDAFSKNFSTAIPEDFEETQALKNALLEIEPLSHALYRHAAAAVAERMAELKKRSRQFGFADMLDRLNAALQGENGAALRKRITDQYPVALVDEFQDTAPNQYQIFNELYRVADNDPATGLFLIGDPKQSIYGFRGADIHSYLSARRATAGRHYQLGTNYRSTKAVVDAVNHLFMHAESRAADQGFPRGAFRFRDIVTRENPLPFEAVGAKGRDERMVDAAGDLPALVLACSAAQDLKADSYREFFAHHCAEDIVAKLNAQRVGFDDGKDFKRLQPADIAVLVRDRKEAAAIRRALQRRGVPSVYLSDKDSVTDSEEAADVLRWLSAVANPLDGALARTAYATRTAGLALAELARLSSDELAWEERVEQLKTLHIIWQRQGVLAMLRRFIHQLRLPATLLQQAGGERRLTNLLHLAELLQSASRQLDGEQALIRWLAEQIEGGEGAGDERVLRLESDAELVKVVTVHKSKGLEYPLVYLPFAVTARKVERRNRSFFEFSDDDGVRRIDMALSDTAMELVERARLQEDLRLMYVALTRARHFLWLGVTALSARKAGDNTLHESALGYLLTGGVPLPSDLMMERWHHACQGCDPISIATLPMGAQPATHLSRVEQRPPLLEPQHYGGRFERDWSVGSFSSLARRTGPTGAISAAGLVPRDGLQEKLLEEGESPSMVLPGRVEDAPWHRFPRGSVPGNFLHEQLEWMGQEGFAVIDSEHFETRLTRRVQRAGWGNRLDDTLAWLRVIAGTPLPYLDAPLSSIAEPLPEMEFWFPSERLVTSALDRLCAAHLLGGVARPALPERELHGMLKGFCDLVFEHQGRYWVLDYKSNALGGGDAAYHEAALIGAMAEHRYDIQGAIYMLALHRLLQSRLGDAYDPAVQLGGAIFMFLRGIGNPQTRGCYLMAPDPELLEGLDSLLGASHE